The following proteins are co-located in the Amphiprion ocellaris isolate individual 3 ecotype Okinawa chromosome 7, ASM2253959v1, whole genome shotgun sequence genome:
- the polr2d gene encoding DNA-directed RNA polymerase II subunit RPB4 gives MAAGSGAAPPHVGDVEEDASQLLFPKEFENAETLLNSEVHMLLEHRKQQNESAEDEQELSEVFMKTLNYTARFSRFKNRETITAVRSLLLQKKLHKFELASLANLCPEAAEEAKALIPSLEGRFEDEELQQILDDIQTKRSFQY, from the exons ATGGCGGCTGGAAGCGGCGCGGCTCCTCCGCATGTCGGTGATGTTGAAGAAGACGcttctcagctgctgttcccTAAAG AGTTCGAGAACGCCGAGACGCTACTGAACTCAGAGGTCCACATGTTGCTTGAACACAGGAAGCAGCAGAACGAGAGCGCTGAGGACGAGCAGGAACTGTCCGAGGTCTTCATGAAGACGCTCAACTACACGGCTCGGTTCAGCCGCTTCAAGAACCGCGAGACCATCACGGCCGTGCGAAG TCTCCTCCTGCAGAAGAAGCTCCATAAGTTCGAGTTGGCCAGTTTGGCCAATCTTTGTCCTGAAGCTGCTGAAGAGGCCAAAGCTCTGATCCCCAG TCTGGAGGGTCGGTTTGAGGacgaggagctgcagcagattcTGGACGACATCCAGACCAAGAGAAGTTTCCAGTACTGA
- the LOC111573561 gene encoding dual specificity protein phosphatase 14: MRVSQVSPGLFLSDLDSAVSLCVLTSRNVSLVVNASGLEEASYPDLEGLQVLQVPVQDQPHAPLSRYFDLVAERIHQNRSGSTLVHCTAGRSRSPALILAYLMRFEGLNLRQAHELVLEQRPFIRPNAGFWRQLMEYERSLFGCSSVRMSRTSGGVLPEALHESDSDTAAYCVNI, from the exons ATGAGGGTCTCCCAGGTCTCTCCAGgtctcttcctgtctgaccTGGACTCAGCTGTGAGTCTTTGCGTGTTGACCAGCAGGAATGTGTCTCTGGTTGTTAACGCCAGCGGTCTGGAGGAGGCCTCGTATCCGGACCTAGAGGGTCTTCAGGTCCTTCAAGTTccggtccaggatcagcctcaTGCCCCCCTCAGCCGGTACTTCGATCTGGTGGCCGAACGGATCCACCAGAACCGAAGCGGTTCGACTCTAGTCCACTGCACCGCCGGCAGGAGTCGGTCTCCAGCTCTGATCCTGGCCTACCTGATGAG GTTTGAGGGTCTAAACCTGCGTCAGGCTCACGAGCTGGTCCTGGAGCAGCGACCGTTCATCCGACCCAACGCCGGGTTCTGGAGGCAGCTGATGGAGTACGAGAGGAGTTTGTTCGGCTGCAGCTCGGTGAGGATGTCCAGGACGTCTGGAGGAGTTTTACCTGAAGCTCTGCATGAATCGGACTCCGACACTGCTGCGTACTGCGTCAACATCTGA
- the LOC129349296 gene encoding serine/arginine repetitive matrix protein 1-like, producing the protein MQNQKTGQKSTGSSSAQKLVLPQVRYHPSIQMASGGARAKTTNSTRTSQTQRTRSGAAGPLQTRTNAQVVQKNQDAVKPRPSGRRKQKPAADPEPPQKSAVDPEPPQKSAVDPEPPQRLAADPEPPQKSAVDPEPPQKSAVDPEPPQKSAVDPEPPQRLAADPEPPQKSAVDPEPPQKSAVDPEPPQRLAADPEPPQKSAVDPEPPQKSAVDPEPPQKSAADPEPQASDRTAPSPEQFPVGVGEHLDRRVVEQVEVLTRGQRTNPDWFSWRKNRITASVAHRIANCRFVNGKSKTPPASYLAAITGEGPRVQTRAMSWGIDMEAEVIRRYQELKSRALGRPVSVQDCGLFIDAQRPWLAASPDGIVIDSWTGQRLLCLEVKCPYKHRDRRVEDACRDDPAFCLEVLDEDGQRPGGPPRYRLKSTHSYFTQIQVQLWVSGLQEADLVVFTLKETAVVPVHFDEGIWDQTLSRLAMFYRDAVQPHLEAAAAQRPEL; encoded by the exons ATGCAGAATCAGAAAACCGGTCAGAAGTCAACCGGGTCCAGTTCAGCCCAGAAACTGGTTCTCCCACAGGTCCGGTACCATCCGTCCATCCAGATGGCATCAGGAGGAGCTCGAGCCaaaaccaccaacagcaccAGAACCAGTCAGACCCAGAGGACCAGGTCTGGAGCTGCAGGTCCTCTTCAGACCAGAACCAACGCTCAGGTGGTCCAGAAGAACCAAGATGCTGTGAAACCACGTCCAAGTGGAAGACGGAAACAGAAACCAGCTGCAgatccagaacctcctcagaaatCAGCTGTAgatccagaacctcctcagaaatCAGCTGTAgatccagaacctcctcagagaCTAGCTGCAgatccagaacctcctcagaaatCAGCTGTAgatccagaacctcctcagaaatCAGCTGTAgatccagaacctcctcagaaatCAGCTGTAgatccagaacctcctcagagaCTAGCTGCAgatccagaacctcctcagaaatCAGCTGTAgatccagaacctcctcagaaatCAGCTGTAgatccagaacctcctcagagaCTAGCTGCAgatccagaacctcctcagaaatCAGCTGTAgatccagaacctcctcagaaatCAGCTGTAgatccagaacctcctcagaaatCAGCTGCAGATCCAGAACCTCAGGCCTCGGACAGAACCGCCCCCAGCCCGGAGCAGTTTCCTGTGGGGGTGGGAGAACACCTGGACAGGCGTGTGGTGGAGCAGGTGGAGGTTCTGACCCGTGGACAGAGAACCAACCCAGACTGGTTCTCCTGGAGGAAGAACCGCATCACGGCGTCCGTGGCTCATCGGATCGCTAACTGCCGATTCGTTAACGGGAAGAGTAAAACCCCGCCCGCTTCTTACCTGGCCGCCATCACAG GCGAGGGGCCGAGAGTCCAGACCAGAGCTATGAGCTGGGGGATCGACATGGAGGCCGAAGTCATCCGTAGGTACCAG GAGCTGAAGAGTCGTGCGTTGGGTCGTCCCGTCTCCGTCCAGGACTGCGGTCTCTTCATCGACGCCCAGAGGCCCTGGTTGGCCGCCAGCCCTGACGGCATCGTGATTGACAGCTGGACCGGCCAACGGCTGCTCTGCCTGGAGGTGAAGTGTCCCTACAAGCACCGGGACAGACGAGTGGAGGACGCCTGCAGGGACGACCCGGCCTTCTGTCTGGAGGTCCTGGACGAGGACGGACAGAGGCCTGGAGGg CCTCCACGCTACCGTCTCAAGTCCACCCACAGCTACTTCACCCAGATCCAGGTCCAGCTGTGGGTGTCGGGGCTGCAGGAGGCCGACCTGGTGGTCTTCACCCTGAAGGAGACCGCCGTGGTCCCGGTCCACTTTGACGAGGGGATCTGGGACCAGACGCTGTCCAGGCTGGCGATGTTTTACCGGGACGCCGTCCAGCCGCAcctggaggcagcagcagcccaGAGACCGGAGCTGTAG